The following are encoded in a window of Numida meleagris isolate 19003 breed g44 Domestic line chromosome 13, NumMel1.0, whole genome shotgun sequence genomic DNA:
- the ARL6IP1 gene encoding ADP-ribosylation factor-like protein 6-interacting protein 1 yields MAEGDNNSVYQLAAETASLEEQLQGWGEVILMTDKVLRWERAWFPLALMSVVSFSFLMIYYLDPSVLSGVSCFVMFICLADYLVPALAPRIFGSNKWTTEQQQRFHEICSNLVKSRRRIVGWWKRLFTLKEEKPKMYFMTMLCSLAVVAWIGQQVHNLFLTYLIVSFLLLFPGLNQHGIITKYVGMAKREINKLLKHKEKKNE; encoded by the exons ATGGCGGAGGGGGACAACAACAGCGTCTACCAGCTG gctGCAGAAACAGCTAGCTTGGAAGAGCAGTTGCAAGGATGGGGAGAAGTGATCTTGATGACCGATAAAGTTCTTCGTTGGGAGAGAGCCTGGTTTCCTCTGGCGCTGATGagtgttgtttcattttctttcct gatGATCTACTACTTGGATCCATCCGTTCTTTCAGGCGTTTCCTGCTTTGTTATGTTCATCTGTTTGGCTGATTATCTTGTTCCTGCTCTCGCACCCAGAATCTTTGGCTCTAATAAATG GACTACGGAACAGCAGCAAAGATTTCATGAGATCTGCAGCAATTTGGTCAAGTCCCGTCGCCGAATTGTTGGATGGTGGAAACGTCTTTTCACGCTGAAGGAGGAGAAGCCTAAAATG tacTTCATGACCATGCTTTGTTCTCTTGCTGTGGTTGCCTGGATTGGACAGCAAGTTCACAACCTCTTTCTGACATATCTTATTG taagtttcttgctgctgtttcctgGACTGAACCAGCATGGGATCATTACGAAGTATGTTGGAATGgcaaaaagggaaataaacaaACTGCTCAAgcacaaggagaagaaaaatgagtga